A window from Candidatus Bathyarchaeota archaeon encodes these proteins:
- a CDS encoding FkbM family methyltransferase, giving the protein MTVTVKKPINASLKIKRISYQIWKRVSTYLVIRFPNVLFKPDILETALSLMHKSNTQISVFLRGVKEGDIVFDVGANIGEFTILLSHVVGPNGKVHAFEPVPQTFEKLSQNVAKSPIKKQVVLNEIALSDHLGNAKIYMPISETTEASLTGHTYACWRSQSVQSFDCRLQTLDNYVEVNHIERVDFVKMDVEGAEMLVLQGMEKLLQGPSPPMLMLEAFPSWLKDFGFTIQDLFNLLTEHGYSVYFLGKDTIVPCLSANEMERLITFPHFVDFFCLIPQRHSQQMAVIKKYLPQTD; this is encoded by the coding sequence TTGACTGTAACTGTAAAAAAACCAATAAACGCCTCACTAAAAATCAAGCGTATATCTTATCAGATATGGAAACGAGTAAGCACTTATCTGGTGATACGCTTTCCCAATGTCCTCTTCAAACCTGATATTTTAGAAACTGCTCTATCCCTGATGCATAAGTCGAATACACAGATTTCTGTTTTCTTACGCGGCGTAAAAGAAGGCGACATCGTGTTTGATGTTGGCGCAAACATCGGCGAGTTCACTATCCTCCTTTCTCACGTTGTAGGACCCAACGGGAAAGTCCATGCTTTCGAGCCTGTACCTCAAACCTTCGAAAAATTGTCCCAAAACGTTGCTAAATCTCCAATAAAAAAGCAGGTGGTTCTAAACGAAATCGCCCTGAGTGACCATTTAGGAAACGCAAAAATATACATGCCTATCTCTGAAACCACCGAGGCATCATTAACTGGCCATACCTACGCTTGCTGGCGTTCTCAATCTGTGCAATCCTTTGATTGCCGCCTGCAAACTTTAGATAACTACGTTGAAGTCAACCACATCGAAAGGGTGGATTTTGTTAAGATGGACGTGGAAGGTGCTGAAATGCTGGTGTTGCAAGGTATGGAAAAACTTTTGCAAGGTCCCTCTCCGCCAATGTTGATGCTGGAGGCGTTTCCCTCTTGGCTAAAGGACTTTGGCTTCACAATTCAAGACTTGTTTAATCTGCTAACTGAACATGGTTATTCTGTATATTTTTTGGGTAAAGACACTATCGTTCCTTGTCTAAGCGCCAACGAAATGGAGCGTCTCATAACTTTTCCTCACTTCGTGGATTTTTTCTGCTTAATACCCCAACGGCACAGTCAACAAATGGCTGTCATAAAAAAATATTTACCACAAACTGATTGA
- a CDS encoding glycosyltransferase family 2 protein, whose protein sequence is MTLGYENVSSVFPRVSVVICTLNEEANVATVVRKIPKWISEVILVDGHSTDNTVSVAKQVLPSIRVLYQPGHGKDTAMKYGFRNATGEIIVTLDADGSTDPEQIPIFVSMLLQGYDFSKGSRFLDADPVMPFHRKIGNKMLARYTNFLYGTKYTDVCCGYNAFWKSCLSKISLSDDQFDYEPVLCVKIKQAGLKVAEIHCRDTGRKTGNSKLPMGTQGFKAVFAILRQRFS, encoded by the coding sequence ATGACTCTAGGCTACGAAAATGTATCTTCTGTTTTCCCCCGGGTTTCTGTGGTAATCTGCACCTTAAACGAGGAAGCAAACGTAGCCACGGTGGTAAGAAAAATTCCCAAATGGATCTCAGAAGTCATTTTGGTAGATGGGCACTCTACTGACAACACGGTTTCCGTTGCTAAACAGGTTCTGCCCTCTATTCGAGTGCTCTATCAGCCTGGACACGGAAAAGACACTGCAATGAAGTATGGTTTTCGAAACGCTACTGGAGAAATCATTGTAACCTTAGACGCCGACGGCTCAACTGACCCCGAACAGATCCCTATCTTTGTCTCTATGCTTCTTCAGGGCTACGATTTTTCGAAAGGTTCCCGTTTTTTAGACGCGGATCCTGTTATGCCGTTTCACAGAAAAATCGGCAACAAAATGTTGGCGCGCTACACAAACTTCCTATACGGCACAAAGTACACTGACGTCTGTTGCGGCTATAACGCGTTCTGGAAAAGTTGCCTAAGCAAAATCAGCCTATCTGATGACCAGTTTGACTATGAACCTGTTCTTTGCGTGAAAATAAAGCAGGCAGGGTTAAAAGTTGCAGAGATACATTGCCGAGATACTGGCAGAAAAACAGGTAACAGCAAATTACCAATGGGGACGCAGGGGTTTAAAGCGGTTTTTGCGATTCTGCGACAACGATTCTCCTAA
- a CDS encoding glycosyltransferase family 2 protein: MSEETLLAETQTYALSVIIPTKNSAKRISNCLKSLFHQSFKSFEVIIVDGHSTDDTVRLASAFPVTVCYENYGTRGGACNVGAQNAKGDILVFTDDDCLFPPDWLRQVYDCFAKNPHLTAFGGLDVNVEDDTLSSRSRGIFDTYGRQETASDIDAVFRIKGCNSAYQKGAFFRLGGFDPSLKYWEESELHVRMFCEPNTKNQLLFEPRIAINHYRHAESPYRIRKIMRYGVPVLTKRDIFMTSLKAHYSAAFTTYLLCGALLGFIAVTLLFGFLFPQNILTIIGVEFVLGVTGLFLYALTIVFRARKKFTKSELAIIPFNVFLDTALKVVGLTQGLFDLVQINLNKNRTPETS, translated from the coding sequence ATGAGTGAAGAAACCCTCTTGGCAGAAACTCAAACTTACGCTCTGTCCGTAATCATACCTACCAAGAACTCTGCTAAACGCATCAGCAACTGCCTTAAATCGCTATTCCACCAGTCCTTCAAGAGCTTTGAGGTCATAATTGTTGATGGGCACTCTACCGATGACACCGTACGATTGGCTTCCGCTTTTCCCGTCACTGTCTGTTACGAAAACTATGGTACCCGAGGCGGCGCCTGCAACGTTGGCGCCCAAAACGCCAAAGGCGACATACTTGTTTTCACAGACGACGATTGCCTTTTCCCCCCTGACTGGTTACGCCAGGTCTATGATTGTTTTGCAAAAAATCCCCATCTAACTGCTTTCGGCGGCTTAGATGTCAACGTTGAAGATGACACCTTGTCCAGTAGAAGCCGTGGCATCTTTGACACGTATGGTCGTCAAGAAACAGCTTCTGATATTGACGCAGTATTTCGAATTAAGGGTTGCAACTCTGCTTACCAAAAGGGCGCTTTCTTTAGATTGGGCGGATTTGACCCGTCGCTTAAGTACTGGGAAGAATCCGAACTTCACGTCCGAATGTTCTGTGAACCCAACACAAAAAACCAACTGTTGTTTGAACCCCGTATCGCCATAAATCATTATCGCCACGCCGAGAGCCCTTATCGAATCCGAAAAATCATGCGCTATGGCGTCCCGGTCCTAACGAAGCGTGACATTTTCATGACTAGCCTAAAAGCCCATTACTCCGCAGCCTTCACCACGTATCTCTTATGCGGCGCCCTGCTTGGCTTCATTGCTGTAACCCTGCTTTTTGGTTTTCTTTTTCCCCAAAACATCCTGACCATAATCGGCGTTGAGTTCGTCTTAGGCGTTACCGGTTTGTTTCTCTATGCGTTAACGATTGTTTTTAGGGCAAGAAAGAAATTCACAAAAAGTGAACTTGCAATTATTCCATTCAACGTATTCCTTGATACGGCCCTCAAGGTTGTTGGGTTAACTCAAGGTCTCTTCGATTTGGTTCAAATCAACCTAAATAAAAACAGAACCCCTGAAACATCATGA
- a CDS encoding Gfo/Idh/MocA family oxidoreductase, with protein MTGHKLKVGIVGCGKIATEVHLPILTQIPGVELAAAVDVSIDLAKSAAKRYGIKKCLSDYSEILDTDLDVIDICTPPALHAQIAFDAVSSGHHVMVEKPLAFNYGDAKKIVDAAEQKKVKLSAIQNYRFLSSAKKVKSLVEEGCMGKLLGSHMTFHMCGVPSSSYLRDPALSGGIIFETAVHQIDLFNWLVGGVTDVLAVGSDPFESYGFPTHVVALLKTRSGVFGYLDVSYLGGDGENKMRLFGTGSNAEIDLKYDLLTHTHSSKTIVNTQMHSTMQVLKIGLDAVSGVYARRVNGHIDFINQFLSCVVANRAPPVLPFESLAVIGILDACQKSLQTESWVSTL; from the coding sequence ATGACAGGACACAAATTAAAAGTTGGTATAGTGGGCTGCGGTAAAATCGCCACCGAAGTTCACCTGCCTATCTTAACGCAAATTCCCGGAGTCGAATTAGCGGCTGCAGTTGATGTGAGCATTGACCTTGCTAAAAGCGCCGCCAAACGGTACGGCATTAAAAAGTGTCTCTCAGACTACAGCGAAATTCTCGATACTGATTTAGATGTAATCGACATCTGTACTCCGCCTGCGTTGCATGCCCAAATCGCATTCGACGCCGTAAGTAGCGGTCATCACGTGATGGTGGAAAAACCCTTAGCATTCAATTATGGTGATGCAAAAAAAATCGTGGATGCCGCTGAGCAAAAAAAGGTAAAGTTGTCCGCGATCCAAAATTATCGTTTCCTGTCCAGCGCCAAGAAAGTCAAATCGCTGGTTGAGGAGGGATGCATGGGTAAACTTTTGGGTTCCCACATGACCTTTCACATGTGTGGTGTGCCCTCGTCTTCGTATCTTCGTGACCCTGCACTTTCAGGGGGCATAATCTTTGAGACGGCTGTTCACCAAATCGACTTATTTAACTGGCTTGTCGGTGGCGTAACTGACGTGTTAGCTGTTGGGTCTGACCCATTTGAAAGCTATGGGTTCCCCACTCATGTGGTAGCATTGTTAAAAACTCGAAGCGGAGTGTTTGGTTACCTTGATGTTTCCTATTTGGGCGGCGATGGCGAAAACAAGATGCGCCTCTTTGGTACTGGTTCCAATGCGGAAATTGACCTGAAATATGACCTGCTCACCCATACGCATTCCTCCAAGACTATTGTAAATACGCAAATGCATTCTACGATGCAGGTTCTCAAAATTGGGTTGGATGCAGTTTCAGGTGTTTACGCTCGCCGAGTAAACGGGCATATAGATTTCATTAACCAATTTCTCTCCTGCGTAGTCGCAAATAGGGCGCCTCCCGTTCTTCCATTTGAGAGTTTGGCGGTTATTGGTATTCTTGATGCTTGCCAGAAATCTTTGCAAACCGAATCTTGGGTAAGTACCCTTTGA
- a CDS encoding Gfo/Idh/MocA family oxidoreductase, producing the protein MRVGLVGSGLQGCRRAPIICAARDQLVVVSADPKEPMQAGDLAKTCACEATVGWEQVVKRDDLDAVVICTPPHLHAKIAIAAMESCKHVLCEKPLATSLSDGQAMVDAAKNNKVKLKCGLNHRFHPAIAKAKQLFDAGEIGEAQFVRCRYGIGARPNCGKEWRADPTMAGGGELMDQGTHAIDLSRWFLGDFSEVAAFTANYIPDLKKVEDNGFLLLKTTSGRIASIHASLSQWKNLFSFEVFGSEGYLTVEGLGGSYGTERLVFGKKDCSKPFTEEVTEFRGEDHSWLLEWQDFTAAIRENREPLANGVDGLRVLQLVNAAYDSAHKHCIIQLSS; encoded by the coding sequence TTGAGGGTTGGCTTAGTTGGTTCAGGTTTGCAGGGATGCCGAAGAGCCCCAATAATATGCGCCGCAAGAGACCAGCTTGTCGTGGTAAGCGCTGACCCTAAGGAGCCGATGCAGGCGGGGGATTTAGCAAAAACCTGCGCGTGCGAAGCCACCGTAGGTTGGGAACAAGTCGTTAAGCGTGACGATTTAGACGCCGTAGTAATTTGCACTCCTCCACATTTACATGCAAAAATCGCCATAGCCGCCATGGAATCCTGCAAACACGTATTATGTGAAAAACCTTTAGCCACCTCACTTTCGGATGGTCAGGCAATGGTGGATGCCGCAAAAAACAATAAGGTAAAACTCAAATGTGGCTTAAACCACCGTTTCCACCCAGCAATCGCTAAAGCCAAACAACTTTTTGATGCAGGCGAAATCGGCGAAGCACAATTTGTTCGTTGCAGATACGGCATCGGTGCGCGTCCTAACTGCGGCAAAGAGTGGCGTGCAGACCCCACGATGGCGGGCGGCGGCGAATTAATGGATCAAGGCACGCATGCCATCGACTTATCCCGATGGTTTCTGGGAGATTTTAGCGAAGTTGCAGCTTTTACTGCTAACTACATCCCTGATTTAAAAAAGGTGGAGGATAACGGTTTTCTCCTTCTAAAAACAACCTCAGGTAGAATAGCTTCTATCCATGCAAGTTTAAGTCAATGGAAAAACCTGTTTTCCTTTGAGGTTTTCGGCTCCGAGGGCTACCTAACGGTAGAGGGTTTAGGCGGCAGTTATGGCACGGAACGCTTAGTATTTGGCAAAAAAGATTGCTCCAAACCCTTCACTGAAGAAGTCACTGAATTTAGAGGTGAAGACCACTCATGGCTTTTGGAGTGGCAGGACTTTACAGCTGCAATTCGTGAAAACCGTGAGCCGCTTGCAAATGGTGTTGACGGTTTAAGGGTTTTGCAGCTTGTCAATGCAGCCTATGATTCAGCTCACAAACACTGCATTATTCAATTATCCTCTTAA
- a CDS encoding nucleotide sugar dehydrogenase, which yields MKTVSVCVVGIWHLGSIYSACLAELGYHVTGVDADSEKVSRLNEGVPPLFEPGLDELISKNIQQKRLRYTTDLEAAVKDSSFILITYDTPVDENDEVDLSGIFQTIRSLTPWIQEHSIIILSSQVPVGTCNQIKESIKQARHLLDFEVAYVPENLRLGQAISRFMKPDLLVLGADNQATLDRVAELFKPLNCPKIRMNLKSAEMTKHALNAFLATSISFANELGNLCDCVGADFLKVAQALRLDSRIGPNALLKPGLGFSGGTLARDVKVLQKVGSEHGCPMELVTAVFRVNQKQNQAVLVKLKQLFGSLDGLTFSVFGLTYKPGTSTLRRSVALEIIKTLEAEGAKIKAYDPKADLSELKTYNFEFFSDPLLAAQQSQALIFVTEWPEFKNLDFTKIKTAMKTPIIIDPQNMLDGVMLEKFGFTYLGTGRGKNLVFAEADLS from the coding sequence ATGAAGACCGTCAGCGTTTGTGTCGTTGGTATTTGGCATCTTGGCTCTATATATTCGGCGTGCTTAGCCGAATTAGGCTATCACGTAACCGGTGTAGATGCAGACTCTGAAAAAGTTTCTCGTTTAAATGAGGGCGTGCCTCCCCTCTTTGAGCCGGGACTCGACGAACTTATTTCGAAGAATATTCAACAAAAACGGCTAAGATACACTACTGATTTAGAAGCCGCAGTCAAAGATTCATCTTTTATTTTGATTACTTATGATACGCCCGTTGATGAAAATGACGAAGTTGACTTGTCCGGCATTTTCCAGACAATCAGGTCTCTAACGCCTTGGATACAAGAGCATTCAATCATTATCCTGAGTAGTCAAGTGCCCGTTGGAACTTGTAACCAAATAAAAGAATCAATCAAACAGGCGCGGCATCTGCTGGATTTTGAAGTTGCCTACGTCCCTGAGAACCTTCGATTAGGTCAAGCCATCTCCAGATTCATGAAACCTGACCTGTTAGTTTTGGGTGCAGACAACCAAGCTACACTTGACCGAGTCGCCGAATTATTCAAGCCGCTTAACTGCCCAAAAATTCGGATGAACCTAAAATCTGCCGAAATGACCAAACATGCCCTAAACGCCTTTCTCGCAACATCGATAAGTTTCGCCAATGAACTTGGCAACCTCTGTGACTGCGTCGGCGCCGACTTCTTGAAGGTCGCTCAAGCTTTACGGCTCGATAGCAGAATTGGACCAAATGCGTTGCTTAAGCCCGGATTGGGCTTTTCCGGAGGTACCTTAGCCCGAGATGTTAAGGTGCTTCAAAAAGTAGGCTCAGAACATGGTTGCCCGATGGAGTTGGTAACAGCCGTTTTTAGAGTTAACCAAAAACAAAACCAAGCAGTCCTCGTAAAACTCAAACAACTATTTGGTTCTCTTGACGGTCTCACTTTCTCTGTTTTCGGGTTAACCTATAAGCCTGGAACCAGCACGTTGCGTCGCTCGGTAGCCTTAGAAATCATAAAAACCCTCGAGGCAGAAGGCGCCAAAATCAAGGCTTACGACCCAAAGGCGGACTTGTCGGAACTAAAAACCTACAACTTCGAGTTCTTCTCGGACCCTCTTTTAGCAGCCCAGCAAAGCCAAGCCCTCATCTTCGTAACCGAATGGCCCGAATTCAAAAACCTCGACTTCACAAAAATCAAAACCGCCATGAAGACTCCAATAATAATTGACCCCCAAAATATGCTTGACGGAGTCATGTTAGAGAAGTTTGGGTTCACTTATCTGGGAACTGGACGGGGAAAAAACCTGGTTTTTGCGGAGGCTGATTTGTCTTGA
- a CDS encoding Gfo/Idh/MocA family oxidoreductase, with translation MLVLLRAGIVGLGKMGLLHMSMLSAMPNVTVVAACDKSKLITGFAKNALKEITFVNTVDDFATLNLDVVYVTTPIPSHAQIVESIFKENITSNIFVEKTLASSVDQAEIICKLAAGSGGKNMVGYERRYAVTFKKAYELLQNGTIGKPVSFKAYAYSSDFSTLDCEKAQKASLARGGLLRDLCSHAIDLSLHFFGDLKVVSKRENKLDNSGFVESLTINVEGEDVVGMVDASWCKAGYRLPEIGLELDGTKGAINVNDDQLTLKRPDEAPTKLYRLNLGDNVDFLLGAPEYYRESKAFIASIAEGSVAQPDFLAALKVERIIDEYQRIS, from the coding sequence GTGCTTGTTTTGTTGCGTGCAGGGATTGTGGGGCTGGGCAAAATGGGGCTTTTGCACATGAGCATGCTTAGTGCCATGCCAAACGTGACAGTTGTAGCTGCCTGCGACAAAAGCAAACTGATAACTGGCTTTGCTAAAAATGCCCTCAAAGAAATCACGTTCGTAAACACAGTGGATGATTTTGCAACATTAAATCTAGATGTTGTCTACGTTACTACTCCAATTCCGTCACACGCCCAAATCGTTGAGAGCATCTTTAAAGAAAATATTACGTCAAATATTTTTGTCGAAAAAACACTTGCCTCCTCTGTTGACCAAGCCGAAATCATCTGCAAACTAGCCGCTGGCAGCGGTGGCAAAAACATGGTTGGCTACGAACGCCGTTACGCTGTAACCTTCAAAAAAGCCTATGAGCTTCTGCAGAATGGTACCATCGGCAAACCCGTTTCGTTTAAGGCATATGCGTATTCTTCTGACTTCTCAACGCTCGACTGTGAGAAAGCCCAAAAAGCGTCTCTTGCACGAGGTGGGCTGTTGCGCGATTTGTGTTCACATGCGATTGATTTGTCGTTGCATTTTTTTGGCGACTTAAAAGTGGTTTCTAAACGGGAAAATAAACTCGACAACAGCGGCTTCGTCGAGTCCCTTACCATAAACGTTGAAGGTGAAGATGTTGTGGGGATGGTTGATGCTTCATGGTGCAAGGCCGGTTACCGTTTACCTGAGATTGGGTTAGAACTTGATGGCACAAAAGGCGCCATAAACGTCAATGATGACCAGTTAACACTAAAACGCCCCGATGAGGCTCCAACTAAGTTGTACCGGTTAAACTTGGGCGATAACGTTGATTTTCTTCTTGGCGCACCCGAATACTATCGAGAAAGCAAAGCCTTCATTGCCTCCATAGCCGAAGGCAGCGTGGCACAACCAGACTTTCTTGCTGCCCTAAAAGTCGAGAGAATAATCGATGAATACCAGCGAATATCCTAA
- a CDS encoding glycosyltransferase family 4 protein, which yields MHFLLRVAFISPEFYPKIGGIEVRLYELATRLVKKGVEVDVITTDYSGNLPSKEEINGVAVRRYRSSGPKSAYVLSSPQIYGAVKHCNADIMDVQSFQAFSSFAALLGKRKTQPLVFTPHYHGRSYSVERNILLRFYRSIMHSVLQVPSRIICVSPYEQHLFEKHFSEAVGRTVVLPNAIDWTQISNRHWKPPSESKILYVGRLEKQKNFDKLLKAFDILVNEKKYDATLTAVGLGSYESTAKQYIQKANLQGRVVFKSNLQQSELFDEYQSASLCVMPSELEAFNMVVAEAIAVGTPTLVANTSALSDFVNNGLSVGIAPPITPQRICESMLSVLASPNLANYSKRDLAEQRLYSWDEVSEGILKIYHSVLENDYSMPFSSVPL from the coding sequence GTGCATTTTCTATTGCGTGTCGCTTTTATTTCTCCCGAGTTTTACCCTAAGATTGGCGGTATAGAAGTGAGATTATATGAGTTGGCAACTCGTCTGGTCAAGAAGGGAGTAGAGGTTGACGTTATTACAACTGATTATTCAGGTAACCTTCCCTCTAAAGAAGAAATCAACGGGGTTGCAGTGCGGCGGTACCGTTCTTCAGGGCCTAAAAGCGCATATGTCCTATCAAGCCCCCAGATTTATGGTGCAGTTAAACATTGCAACGCTGACATTATGGATGTTCAAAGCTTCCAAGCATTTTCTTCCTTTGCGGCGTTGTTGGGTAAACGCAAAACTCAGCCTCTGGTTTTTACGCCCCATTATCACGGGCGGTCCTATTCGGTTGAACGAAATATTCTTCTTAGGTTTTATCGGTCAATTATGCATAGTGTTCTTCAGGTTCCTTCCCGAATAATTTGTGTTTCCCCCTACGAGCAACACTTATTCGAGAAACATTTCAGCGAAGCAGTTGGCAGAACAGTCGTTTTGCCAAACGCAATTGATTGGACTCAAATCAGCAACCGTCATTGGAAGCCTCCTAGTGAATCAAAAATCTTGTATGTTGGTCGGTTGGAGAAACAAAAAAACTTTGATAAACTCTTAAAAGCCTTCGACATACTGGTGAATGAAAAAAAATATGACGCGACCTTGACTGCTGTAGGTTTGGGTAGTTACGAATCAACCGCAAAACAGTACATTCAGAAAGCAAACCTGCAAGGCCGGGTAGTCTTTAAATCTAATTTGCAGCAGTCTGAGCTTTTTGATGAGTACCAATCTGCCTCTTTGTGTGTAATGCCCTCCGAATTGGAGGCTTTTAACATGGTTGTCGCTGAAGCGATAGCGGTAGGTACCCCAACTTTGGTCGCTAACACGTCTGCTTTAAGTGATTTTGTTAACAATGGCTTAAGTGTGGGTATTGCCCCTCCAATTACTCCGCAGCGCATCTGCGAGAGCATGTTATCTGTGCTGGCTTCGCCGAATTTGGCCAATTACTCTAAAAGAGATTTGGCGGAGCAAAGACTCTATTCCTGGGACGAAGTTAGCGAGGGCATTTTAAAAATCTACCACTCTGTGCTTGAAAATGACTATTCTATGCCCTTTTCTTCAGTGCCCCTATGA
- a CDS encoding glycosyltransferase, translating into MKPALSVIVPTYNAQRKKDLFEFLDSAGKQTRSDIEVIVVVEESKQLYHDLLRHLGDSGLQVKVIFSPGLRGISFSRNLGIANSSGKIIAITDDDAILSPDWAENLIETYRRYPQAIGVTGQAVPLWIDKSDSWFPESLYWMIGCTAFRGWNSERETNLSSGVNMSFRAEAFKFAQFPVNLGAGASAEGKLGFPNEDNDFAMKITALTQKSIIYNPDVWVHHKVYSNRLSNKYIKKYAFWQGCAEARYADKWYSKNRRESMRSKMLKELTVDIFASMVRETRIGFRKAKVFVLLMCFFGLGYVSYKFRRYPLFLIK; encoded by the coding sequence ATGAAACCCGCTTTATCCGTAATAGTTCCAACGTATAATGCTCAAAGAAAAAAAGACCTCTTTGAGTTTTTGGATTCAGCGGGAAAACAAACCCGCTCCGACATAGAAGTAATTGTGGTGGTTGAAGAATCAAAGCAGCTCTACCATGACCTCTTGCGTCACCTTGGAGATTCCGGTTTGCAGGTTAAAGTTATATTTAGTCCTGGGTTACGAGGCATTTCTTTTTCTAGAAATTTGGGTATAGCCAACTCGTCTGGGAAAATAATTGCTATAACTGATGACGATGCGATTTTGTCTCCTGACTGGGCAGAAAATCTGATAGAGACTTATCGGCGGTATCCTCAAGCCATAGGCGTTACTGGTCAAGCGGTGCCGCTGTGGATTGATAAGTCCGATTCTTGGTTTCCTGAGTCCCTTTACTGGATGATTGGCTGCACCGCTTTTCGAGGCTGGAATAGCGAACGCGAAACCAACCTCTCCTCGGGTGTTAACATGTCTTTTAGGGCGGAGGCTTTCAAATTTGCCCAGTTTCCCGTTAATTTGGGCGCTGGCGCAAGTGCCGAGGGAAAACTTGGGTTCCCCAACGAAGACAACGATTTCGCTATGAAAATAACCGCGCTAACCCAGAAATCCATAATTTACAACCCTGACGTATGGGTTCACCATAAAGTGTATTCTAATCGGTTAAGTAACAAGTACATCAAAAAATACGCGTTCTGGCAGGGATGCGCCGAAGCCCGATACGCCGACAAATGGTACTCCAAAAACAGGCGCGAATCAATGCGGTCTAAAATGCTAAAAGAACTCACGGTGGATATCTTTGCTTCTATGGTTCGCGAAACTCGGATTGGGTTTCGGAAAGCTAAGGTTTTTGTTTTGTTGATGTGTTTTTTTGGTCTCGGCTACGTTTCTTACAAGTTTCGTCGGTACCCCTTGTTTTTGATAAAATAA
- a CDS encoding DUF362 domain-containing protein — protein MNASRVVIEHTNIGGCYGSIAKIFALSQTKVPSHGKIAIKLNLSCARSYETGVTSDPRVVAALVKYLQDNCAPESICLVESDSTGEYVKYLYRWLGFEKLASELGVELINLSKDTLTKKAIDGFHFKEVDVPNTLLECDFFVSLAKLKRHTMTGISCILKNQFGCLPYKRKIDYHPFLDDVIVDANLMRKPDFSLVDGILVLEGFFGPSAGIPRNHGLLLGGVDPVAVDALCAVTLKCNPQKIVHLEKAQQKALGNKKYGAVSSTLNATPQLSRYMFLDFVLTKTYLSTKKVLKK, from the coding sequence ATGAACGCGTCAAGGGTTGTCATTGAACACACAAACATCGGCGGTTGCTATGGCAGCATCGCTAAAATCTTTGCTTTATCCCAAACCAAAGTACCCAGCCACGGCAAAATCGCCATCAAACTCAACCTAAGCTGCGCCCGGTCCTATGAAACAGGAGTAACAAGCGACCCGCGAGTAGTGGCTGCCTTGGTAAAATATCTTCAAGACAACTGTGCACCTGAATCAATCTGTCTTGTTGAAAGCGATTCAACCGGTGAATACGTCAAATATCTGTACCGTTGGTTGGGTTTTGAGAAGCTTGCGTCGGAGTTAGGCGTGGAGCTAATTAATTTATCCAAGGATACCTTGACCAAAAAAGCCATAGATGGTTTTCATTTCAAAGAGGTTGACGTTCCCAATACCTTGTTAGAATGCGACTTTTTTGTAAGCCTTGCCAAACTTAAACGGCACACTATGACTGGTATTTCCTGTATTCTAAAAAACCAGTTTGGCTGCTTACCCTATAAACGCAAAATTGACTACCACCCCTTTTTAGACGACGTAATCGTGGACGCGAATTTGATGCGAAAACCCGACTTCTCGCTTGTTGATGGCATCCTCGTTTTGGAGGGCTTCTTTGGTCCGTCTGCGGGTATTCCGAGGAATCATGGTTTGTTGTTGGGTGGCGTTGACCCCGTTGCCGTTGACGCCCTATGTGCGGTCACTTTGAAATGTAACCCCCAAAAAATCGTGCATTTAGAGAAAGCCCAACAGAAAGCCTTGGGTAATAAAAAATACGGGGCTGTCAGCAGCACTCTCAATGCTACTCCCCAACTGAGCCGCTACATGTTTTTGGATTTTGTTTTAACCAAAACGTATCTTTCAACCAAAAAAGTGTTAAAAAAATGA